The Methanolobus sp. WCC4 genome includes the window GGAGAGGATGTAAGTGCAATGGACGTCGATGTTGTCACAACCGCAACAAGAGCCATTATGAGTGGGACCTATGCCATTCTTTCTTTCCCTGTGAACTCGCCTGCTCATTTCAAACGGGCTTCAAAGGTGCTTCTCAACGGCATCCCTGCACATGTGGGACCATGCCCTAACGAGAGACTGGGAATCCTTGACCTGATCGTTTTCGGAACAGCGCATTCTACATACGAACATAACTACGGAGCAGGACACCTTTTCAGGGAACTGGTAGAAGGAAAGAACATTGAGGTCTCTGTGGAAACAGACGAGAATGTATCCTTCAAATGTGATGTCAGGCTTGAAGATATGCCCTATGCGAAACTCTATGCTACCCGCCACACGTTCAAGAACTATGCAGCTTTTGTCAATTGTTCCGCAGAACCGGTGGACACCATATTCCATGCGGTCAGCTTCGATCCCGATATGGAAGAGGCAACACTTTCCGGCTCAGGAGAGATCAACCCCATCCAGAACGACCCGAACATGGAGACAATAGGTATAGGCACACGTATGCTCATGAATGGCGCAGAAGGTTTTGTCATCGGTGACGGAACACGCAGCAGTCCCGGAAAACCGAATCTTGCAGGATTTGCTGATATGCATGATATGGACCCTGCACTGATGGGAGGGTTCAAGACATCTGCAGGTCCGGAATGCATAGCATCCTGGGCAATTGCGATACCTGTCACCAGCCAGTCGATACTCGACGCGGTCCTGAAGACCGACGGCGATATCCCAATGGTGGTCAATGACATTGATAAAAGAACCATGATAAGCAGCAGCACCTACGCAGATGCATGGAAGGATACGGACCTTGTAGTGGGTTTCAACCCGGATTCATGTATCAATTGTGATACCTGTGAACCTGTCAGGGATTGCCCCATGAATGCAATATATTACAAGAATGACAGAATGGTGCTTGACAGGTACCTGTGCTTCAATTGCGGCCTTTGTTCCACGATCTGTCCGGGCAATGTGTTCACTGCAGAGCTTGGCAAGCTCCATTTCGAGATGGATGAGAAGAAATATGACATCCCTATCGTCCTGAGACAGACAGACCGCAAGAGATCTGAAGAACTCGCCGGGAAACTGAAAAAGAAGATAGAGGACGGAGAGTTCAAGCTCAACGAGATGGTTGAGAGGATCTATCCATAAACCTCTTAATGATCACTTCAGGGGACATCGTTATTACCGGAGCATCGGTGTTCCCCGGCTCTGCTTTTACTACGATGATACCGTTGACCACTGAGCTCAGGGAATCCCTGAGAGCCTCAGGATTATCAACCTCATAGACATTTTTATTCCCTGCACCTCTTGCAACTGCAGCAAGATCAGTGTACTCGGAGGTTAATGTGGGCTGGTTGCCTGTTGAGCCATATGCGCGATTATCAATGATCACCAGCAGGTAGTTCTCAGGCTGTCTTGAAGCTATGGTTGCAAGGGTTCCCATATTCATGAGAACGGAACCATCACCATCTATTGCAATGACCTTCTTGTCAGGTCTTGAAAGTGCAAGACCAAGGCCGATAGAGGAGGCAAGGCCCATGGAACCAAGCATGTAGAAGTTGTTCGGCATATCGCACACATGGTGCATTTCCTTGCATGGAATGCCGATGTTGACCACGAGCAGTGAATCCGTTCCCTTTGAATGAGAAGCTATCTCATCGATGGCATCAATACGTTTCATCACTGCTTCCTCCAGAATGGTATCGGCAACAGTACAGCAACCGGTCTTTTCTTTGCAGATGCCTCAGACCATGCCTTTCCGATAAGTTCTGCCGGGTCGATATCCTTTTCCGGTATGAAATATGGAATATCCATGGTGTCAAGCAGCTTTGTCGTAAGCTCTCCCATTGGGACCTGGGCTACAATTGGTTCACCTTCCACGCCCCTGTGACTCATTATCATAAGAAGAGGGATGTCATAGAGCATATTGAGCGATGCAAGGGCATTAATTGAATTCCCAAGACCGGAGTTCTGCATGAGCATGGCAGGTCTTTTGCCACCCATGTAGGCACCAGCACATATTCCCACACCTTCTTCCTCGCGGGTCACTGGCAGGTGAATTATATCAGGAGCTTCATCCACCATCGGGATGAGTTCCTTTAGATTTGCACAGGGTACACTGACAACAAAGTCGATCCCGGCATCATTCATGCCTTTGAATATGGATTCCGATGGTGTCGGGTCACCTGATAGTGAAGGACACATGTTCACGCACTTATCTTTTCCATTATCGCTGCTATTACCTTATCCTCTGCATCCTCGTCATCTGCAGATACTGAGAGGAATACCGGCAATTGTCTCAACTCATAATCCTCAGCCAGTCGTTTTTGACCACCGCCTGTTATGTTCAGGACTATCCTTTCGTCAGGCTTCACATTACCGGCCTTCACAGCCTGTATAAGACCTGCAACAGCTACTGCTGCCGCAGGAATAAGGTCTATGCCTTCTGAATCTTCAAAGAGTTGCTGTGCATCGGCTGCTTCCTGTCTGCTTACAGCATAGACATCCCCGCCTGTTGCCTCAAGGGCATCCTTCACACCACCTTTCACTGCAAATGGAGGTTTCCTGTTAAAGAGAACATTATCATAGATGCCTTCAGGACATGCAGCATCAACCTCATCTGTACCTTTCCAGAGGGAATATAACGGAGCACACGGGAGACTTTGCCCGAGATGGAGTTTTGGCAGATGTTCTCCGAAACGCCCATCATCTGCAAGTCTCATGGATGCTTCCCATGCTGCGATACCGCCAGTACCACTTCCAACGGCCTGGAAGTAGTGATCAGGCAGTCCTCCTGCAGTCAAGACCGCATCGAGCATAACAGTACCCATGCCATCGCGCCGGGCCACATTCTTTGCACCGCCTTCGTTAACAAATCCATCCCTTGCTGCAACTTTGCCTGCAAGGGAGATGGCATCGAAATAGTCGCCTTTTACCGTTACAAGGAATACTGAGCGATCATCTTCATGGATCGACCATATCTTGTGGGCACTTCCCTCGGGTACTACAAGAAGAAGAGGCTGTCCTGTTATGCTGCATGCATGGGTGAATGCCCTGGCAGTGTTTCCTGCGGATGCGACAACCATAATTCGTTTCTCATCCTGTTCCATGAGCCTCTGCATGGTGGGAAAAGACTCGAGGTCCTTGAAGGTGCATGTCATAAGATATGCATCCTTTTCAGGCCAGTAACCGTTAAAAGCGATCCACAGGTCATCAAGACCAAGGGCTGAAGCAAGTTTCTCACTTTTGTAAGTAATGGTCCTCCCGGAACCTTCCTCGATGATACCTTCAACAGGAAGCCAGTTATAGTATCTCCATATACCCGGCATATCGGTAGGTTCCAGTTGTTCTGCTGAATAATAAGTACGAAGCAGGGAATCGTCACCCTGACTACAAGCTAATGAATAAGGTTCCTGTACTTCGCCACACAGCAGGCATTTCACATTGTACTTGTTCATGGTGCAACTGTTGGAAAGAGCAATTATAAAAGTTACCCTTTTAAATCCCCGGTTTTCCGCATAGGGATAAATGAAATTAAAATGTGGCACAAAACGACATATGCCTTGATGATAAAATATGAGAGAACGGGTGTGAGGATGTCCCTCATTCACTTTTTTCTATAATCTCATGATATATTTCCTTTCCCGCGAAATTGCCCATCATGTAAAAATTGCGAACCTCGGGTCCGAGCCCATCTATTATGTGCTCGATGGAATCGAAGCT containing:
- a CDS encoding methanogenesis marker 16 metalloprotein; amino-acid sequence: MESSVSKIREKLDRKEAVVMTAQEVSELVAKGEDVSAMDVDVVTTATRAIMSGTYAILSFPVNSPAHFKRASKVLLNGIPAHVGPCPNERLGILDLIVFGTAHSTYEHNYGAGHLFRELVEGKNIEVSVETDENVSFKCDVRLEDMPYAKLYATRHTFKNYAAFVNCSAEPVDTIFHAVSFDPDMEEATLSGSGEINPIQNDPNMETIGIGTRMLMNGAEGFVIGDGTRSSPGKPNLAGFADMHDMDPALMGGFKTSAGPECIASWAIAIPVTSQSILDAVLKTDGDIPMVVNDIDKRTMISSSTYADAWKDTDLVVGFNPDSCINCDTCEPVRDCPMNAIYYKNDRMVLDRYLCFNCGLCSTICPGNVFTAELGKLHFEMDEKKYDIPIVLRQTDRKRSEELAGKLKKKIEDGEFKLNEMVERIYP
- the comE gene encoding sulfopyruvate decarboxylase subunit beta — protein: MKRIDAIDEIASHSKGTDSLLVVNIGIPCKEMHHVCDMPNNFYMLGSMGLASSIGLGLALSRPDKKVIAIDGDGSVLMNMGTLATIASRQPENYLLVIIDNRAYGSTGNQPTLTSEYTDLAAVARGAGNKNVYEVDNPEALRDSLSSVVNGIIVVKAEPGNTDAPVITMSPEVIIKRFMDRSSQPSR
- the comD gene encoding sulfopyruvate decarboxylase subunit alpha — translated: MCPSLSGDPTPSESIFKGMNDAGIDFVVSVPCANLKELIPMVDEAPDIIHLPVTREEEGVGICAGAYMGGKRPAMLMQNSGLGNSINALASLNMLYDIPLLMIMSHRGVEGEPIVAQVPMGELTTKLLDTMDIPYFIPEKDIDPAELIGKAWSEASAKKRPVAVLLPIPFWRKQ
- a CDS encoding cysteate synthase, which codes for MNKYNVKCLLCGEVQEPYSLACSQGDDSLLRTYYSAEQLEPTDMPGIWRYYNWLPVEGIIEEGSGRTITYKSEKLASALGLDDLWIAFNGYWPEKDAYLMTCTFKDLESFPTMQRLMEQDEKRIMVVASAGNTARAFTHACSITGQPLLLVVPEGSAHKIWSIHEDDRSVFLVTVKGDYFDAISLAGKVAARDGFVNEGGAKNVARRDGMGTVMLDAVLTAGGLPDHYFQAVGSGTGGIAAWEASMRLADDGRFGEHLPKLHLGQSLPCAPLYSLWKGTDEVDAACPEGIYDNVLFNRKPPFAVKGGVKDALEATGGDVYAVSRQEAADAQQLFEDSEGIDLIPAAAVAVAGLIQAVKAGNVKPDERIVLNITGGGQKRLAEDYELRQLPVFLSVSADDEDAEDKVIAAIMEKISA